Genomic segment of Capsicum annuum cultivar UCD-10X-F1 unplaced genomic scaffold, UCD10Xv1.1 ctg2986, whole genome shotgun sequence:
GAGCATTGAGGTTTATCAGATTCCCCAACTCACTAGGAATTGGGCCACAGAGTTGATTATTGGATAACGCCAGATGATTGAGGTTTTTCAGATTCCACAACACACTAGGAATTGGGCCAGAGAGTTGATTATTGGATAACGCCAGATAATTGAGGTTTTTCAGAATCCCCAACTGACTAGGAATTGGGCCAGAGAGTTGATTATTGGATAATCCCAGATGATTGAGTTTTTTCAGATTCCCCAACTCATTAGAAATTAGTCCAGAAAGATTGTTTGAGTGTAAGCTTCAATTCTGAAGGGACTTCATCTTCCCTATTTCTGTAGGAATAGGACCAGAAAGAAGATTCCTATCAAGATGCAAATAAGACAAGTTGTTCAAATCCCCCAAAGAAGCAGGAATAGAACCATTAAGAGAGTTGGTACTCAAAACTAGTTCTGTAAGAGACCTTAGGTAACCTAATTCTGCCAGAATACAGCCAGCGAGTTGATTACTGTCTAATTCCAGATAATTGAGGTTTTTCAGATTCCCCAACTCACTAGGAATTGGGCCAGAGAGTTGATTATTGGATAATCCCAGATCGTTGTGTTTTTGCAGCTTCCCCAACTCACTAGGAATTGGGCCAGAGAGTTGATTATAGAATAATAACAGATCGCTGAGTTTTTTCAGCTTCCCCAACTCACTAGGAATTGGGCCAGAGAGTTGATTATATGATAATAATAGATCGTTGAGTTTTTTCAGCGTCCCCCACTCACTAGGAATTGGGCCAGAGAGTTGATTAGCATAAAGGTCCAGAAGTTTGAACTCAGTTAAGTTACCTATAGTTTTTGGAATTAGACCAAAAAGATTGTTTGTGTTTAAGCTTAAATTCTGAAGTGACTTCATCTTTCCTATTTCTGCAGGAATGGGACCAAACAATTCATTGGAGAAAGCGTAGAACACTTTTGCATTGGTCAAGTCACCTATTTCTGGAGGGATAGAACCAGAAAGGTGGTTCTCATAAAGAGACAAAAGGGACAAGTTGTTCAAATTCCCCAATGAAGCAGGAATAGAACCATTAAGAAAATTGGTACTCAAAGCTAGTTCAGTAAGAGACCATAGGTAACCTATTTCTTCCGGAACGGAGCCAGAAAGTTGATTCTCATAAAGAAACAGATTGAACAAGTTGTTCAAATTCCCCAATGAAGGAGGAATAGCCATTAAGAGAGTTAGCACCCAAAGA
This window contains:
- the LOC124891061 gene encoding probable leucine-rich repeat receptor-like protein kinase At1g35710, with the translated sequence MAIPPSLGNLNNLFNLFLYENQLSGSVPEEIGYLWSLTELALSTNFLNGSIPASLGNLNNLSLLSLYENHLSGSIPPEIGDLTNAKVFYAFSNELFGPIPAEIGKMKSLQNLSLNTNNLFGLIPKTIGNLTEFKLLDLYANQLSGPIPSEWGTLKKLNDLLLSYNQLSGPIPSELGKLKKLSDLLLFYNQLSGPIPSELGKLQKHNDLGLSNNQLSGPIPSELGNLKNLNYLELDSNQLAGCILAELGYLRSLTELVLSTNSLNGSIPASLGDLNNLSYLHLDRNLLSGPIPTEIGKMKSLQN